The window AAcattctctatatcctgtactttctcacctaaaaacattaaaacatttaaaaacgtgagacaaaaatctcagtaagaaactatcagctataaaaaccaactttacttaacatagctacatatatatatatttataaagggatttaatcaaaaccttataaaatatactcaaaactaaagtttataagatagtcatcaaaaccgtataaaatatactcaaaacgtaaGATCATACTCAagaccttataaaatattgtaatcaaataagtgttttatcaaaccaactcgtatttaatcaaacgtaaaaccttatatcaaaatcaatcataaccgaaaacataatccaaatgaacttaaaacattgtatccatcctcgagtttctccccttaagtatcaatccataatcacatatataatcgagacgtctcttaacattgcatgtcccatatggtcttacccgacacttctttgccatacccaataggtctttcaaactgtgtacacaggtcatgtccctcactgaacatggtcttcaaatatggaaccaccgatccagatagctctcgatggatataaaatcataaaatcataacgtactcaaatttcctttcacaatcaaattccaaactatttcatcaccataaatcatttggcttcaattagcctttttgtatcataaaaatcatatttggacttcaatccaaaataataacaacaataaccgcaacagatttctcaatccaaaaacaattcgtaagaaatcatcaaattcattttgttcaatatatatatacattgaaaccaaaaacatatatgtatatatgtaaatcaaccaaattaagctttaaatcaacataatcaagtaaaatctgaaattcatatagaagcatagtcaatagcttcatttgaaccataatttcacaataaaaagaaaaatcgtgaaaaaccccaattttacaaaattcctgcatagccttaaaatatcaatttctgaaaattctttgattatatatatctctatatacataaaactccaAAATATaggtgatagttacttaccttggtcactaattgaacaaaatacacccgatcgattcgcctctaaattctgtctaagacatttccctccaaacactgccgaaactcaaaaactcttcggctaggacttagatctatacataaggatactATAGTTccaatttcaagtgatttggacggtcgaatctccgtaaatcaaagaaacggttcaGAAACGATGAATGAGATGAAGAGGCagagaaagaaaggaaaaatgaaaaatgaaaccAAAGGTGAACGAATTCTCAGGAAAgatatatatccaaatctggataaaatccagtttgatcctccatctttatataatctttttaaGATTatcctaaatttttaatttatatataacaccatcaaattaacttcaaactttttctatagcatcaaataaaaatcacacacctaataattataatatatattactatcaaggcaCGGACGCGACAATTACTTTATAGGAAAGCATTCCAACAACAAGGCGCTTTGGAGATCCGTATATCAAAAAATCATACAAaacatcatatatatatattggataATGTGCAGTTGATATTGTATCTCCAACATCTAAATGGTGCAAGTTTACTTATAATATTGacaagtttgatcaatttcaaatatcattaaaaaaataaaagtattttATTCATGTATTCTACATCAGTCACAAAAATTTTGTATGTTATTAAATTTTCTAAATAGAATTAGTTTTTAATACTTTTATTTAGATATTCTTTTACGTATaggaaatataatattttaattttttcaaaaaaaaaatcatatatatatatatatatatgttagagAGATAAGGAGATTTAAGAGAGTAAAATATCATAAAACTGAATTTATTTATTACTGGAAGAAAGACGGGTATTTATACAATCAGAAAAACTAAAAGTGTTACACGTGTTAAGTAACAATAGGTGGGAAAACTTCAGCTTGGTAAATCTTCATtccaagaatatatatatatataatttgataCCAATGAGTTATAAAATGAATTACTATATAATGGAGATAATAAGATTCACGATTGAGAAGACataattaatgaattattttttaaatttattcgatcggtcaacattaggggtaaaattgatattggCGGCTAAGACTAagagataaaattgcataattttaaacattaaatgtaaaattgtttttaaatttttaacgttaagagtatttttacacattataTTATTGATTCCATTAATTCAAGACATGATTTAAGTAAAACTAGACCTGTTGTGGTCGGCAACGAGGaatgtatatttgaaaaaaggaaaaaggaaatgATTAACAAAAGTAGGTAAAGAAGTATAGATGATTCTGGATGTAGCTATTTGCCCATCTCTTTCTTATAATTCGTTATAACaattgtatatataaacaaaCATATGTACATTACACTCAAATATACATCAACATGCCCACCAAATTGGCACTTTGCTTAGTCCTTTTGTCTTCTCTCATTTCCAATATTAGCAGCAGCAACCAAACTCTAGACTTAGTGTTTGGTATAGAAGCAAGCAAAAGCTGTAAGAATCACAAAACACCCATTTCTCTTGACTGTCCTAAATTACCAGTTCCTTTACCATCAATCCCACCTCTACCTCTCCAACCTCAACTCCTACGGTTCATTGATCAAAAACTAGCTCTGGTATATCCAATTATCCAAAACTTCAAGTCCCTAATCACTTCTGACCCTCTTGGGATAACCAAAACTTGGAATGGCTCTGATATATGCACTTACAAAGGCTTCTTCTGCGATAATCCACCATATAACAAGTCTGCTATCACCGTTGCTTCCATAGATTTCAATGGATTTCAACTTTCTGCTCCTACTCTCGACGGATTCCTCGATCAGCTCCCTGATATTGCACTCTTTCACGCCAATTCTAACTTCTTTTCTGGCTCTCTATCGCCTAATATCGCCAATCTTCCGTACCTCTACGAGCTTGACATTAGCAACAACCAATTTTCTGGTCCATTTCCGTCTGCAATTCTAGGCATGAATGGCTTAACATTTTTGGATATTCGCTTCAATTTCTTTACTGGATCAGTTCCGCCTCAATTATTTGCACAAGAATTTGATGCTCTCTTTCTCAACAATAACAATTTCATGACTACTTTACCTGATAACATAGGCAGCACACATATTCTGTATCTGACATTGGCCAACAATAGAATCATCGGTTCATTACCAGGAGGCATTTTCAAGGAGTTTTCTTCTTTAACAGAGATTTTGCTCTTAAACAATCAGTTAACAGGTTGTTTACCTTACGAAATTGGGCTTTTAGATGAGGCAATTGTGTTTGATGCTGGTAATAATGAGTTAACTGGTCCATTGCCATTATCTTTGGCTTGTTTAGAGAAGGTTGAACAGCTGAATTTTGCTGGAAATATGTTGTTTGGTATGGTGCCTGAGTTGGTGTGCAAGCTTCAAAATTTGGTTAATTTATCACTGTCTGATAATTATTTTACAGTGGTTGGGCCATTGTGTAGGGTATTGATTCAGAAAGGAGTGCTTGATGTAAGGAACAATTGCATTCCTGGTCTTGCTTTTCAAAGATCAGTAGTTGAATGTGCAATGTTCTTTGCACTGCCGAAGATGTGCCCTGATATGTGGTCTTATACTTACAGACCTTGCAAGTCTTCTTTTGCCTCTGCTGCTGTGCATTTTCCTGAAATGGCTCCTTCACCTCGACAACACTAAGCCAATTTCTAAGatattgtttgttttatattaaataatggtCATTGATTCTTTCACTTatatatgcatatttaatcTATATTCTCTacaattcctctatattttttgtgAGAATGCTAAATTGCACTTGTTTATGAAACATCATCAGCTGAATAATGTCATTCAGAGGTCTCTAAACTTCTAACCATCCTTGTATCTACAGGATCCACTCAGATGTCATGGCATAATGTAGCCAACAAAGTACTATGttttatggcttaatacatcatttcccCCCCGAAGTAAGTTAAATATggaagatatgttacacgtgccttagaatattattacatatttcacaaaatagattaaaacatgttaaaaaagaatttcttacttattcaactatataacattttcttctttaatattataatcgcataccccgatcttggtcgttttacttttttaagatgcgtgcaacatatcttccgcatttaacttacttttttacaaccgaataattaattgattatattttatgcaagttcagggggctaactgaatattttatgtacGTTCAGAGGGTCAatcaactattttggacaagttcagaggtaaataatgtattaagccatgttttattttttcaaagataatGCTGCAACATATATTGATGGATGCATATATTTCTTTGAAAAAGAGAGGGAGTATGGTCCAAAACTTAGTCCACGCTAATCAAGTGGGAATCCGACCAGACATATATATTGGGGTTATTGAGTGGTACACCATCTGATCTTAACTTGGAGAGGTATATATGAAGAAAGCCACTAAATACTGCAAAGCATGTGGTCCAACTCAAAAAGTGGGCATTAAATAATAAGTTATGGTCACAAACTATAATGCAATCTCAGTGGtcggttttattattattattattattattatgtgacCCAAATCAGGTGATTAGTGGGAGTCGCTGCCTTTGCTTATTTCATCATAAGCTTTAAGAATGTTTGATTGGGCTAACCTGCCATTTACATCCTTATGTCAGATAATTAATCAAAAACCATGGTGGCCAACTTGCTTGAATTcttattaattctattaatta of the Euphorbia lathyris chromosome 7, ddEupLath1.1, whole genome shotgun sequence genome contains:
- the LOC136200593 gene encoding uncharacterized protein At4g06744-like produces the protein MPTKLALCLVLLSSLISNISSSNQTLDLVFGIEASKSCKNHKTPISLDCPKLPVPLPSIPPLPLQPQLLRFIDQKLALVYPIIQNFKSLITSDPLGITKTWNGSDICTYKGFFCDNPPYNKSAITVASIDFNGFQLSAPTLDGFLDQLPDIALFHANSNFFSGSLSPNIANLPYLYELDISNNQFSGPFPSAILGMNGLTFLDIRFNFFTGSVPPQLFAQEFDALFLNNNNFMTTLPDNIGSTHILYLTLANNRIIGSLPGGIFKEFSSLTEILLLNNQLTGCLPYEIGLLDEAIVFDAGNNELTGPLPLSLACLEKVEQLNFAGNMLFGMVPELVCKLQNLVNLSLSDNYFTVVGPLCRVLIQKGVLDVRNNCIPGLAFQRSVVECAMFFALPKMCPDMWSYTYRPCKSSFASAAVHFPEMAPSPRQH